The Littorina saxatilis isolate snail1 linkage group LG15, US_GU_Lsax_2.0, whole genome shotgun sequence genome contains a region encoding:
- the LOC138948745 gene encoding uncharacterized protein → MGQAIQLVSSHAWRQRTEASMDKTTESCETHGPSLMRSGEAAENCWAHFHDAIVKGKLTHCHDLLTSSTCSTNQCLGTLTPAQRLQHLDAIAFSKLRTTSLHMAALYRRPDFVKLLLEHGCMATVMDGFGRVPAAVLLEHWPRVSFPTTTSTTTNTTTTRFPNREDRAHNSDTLLQLWAGRDPCPQSRPALVGNEAGRDMELFRQQVSTWRARSALCLKLLLDHGLQLNDVADRRRASTLLHIAARHDLVDVIEMVVRSGNQESRAAVGAGHMLEVCENCKAAEEGVEDPQQDTTPPIPGQAPGSRTLPGRVKRAVVRHVRSAMDRSHDCMSGWRWSQSKKNGLSTRQPKKAASDTSLEQTRNRESDGSSALGESHSMEREKLTATGQPGPSTSSSALEGNSEKDSTLGREGSSRRDSARIRRRGASERRSGGTGDRGSAGIVEGGRRLDTGRGRERETKRGFAGGCKEGNTTCFVQGKDNGYRQNNERGCKKVSNADCRQDNERGCKKVCNTDCRHDIRKGCRQGDAGCGQDICRRRRQDSDRGCRQDDTGGRTQVSSDRACRQDSDRGYRSCRNSTASSSGARQGSGETRFPVDLEVRNGTAKTPLAVAVDRGSLHAAHCLLSHGANVFTVDFYGRSLLHYLSERDVSFDLFLRDVVRQGVDVHNTDNGGNTALHVAAYMGNVSKVRFLLGVGASPDRTNMAGKTPLYLAFLRRDPSAREIILLFLLSSLAVRTRDKLDRLPLLLQHEHNADSQEALEQLESTCDTLLRRCVVSVRRALGLSRLLDMSELCPLPCPVFVQRAIYGEEERRFVEMLNI, encoded by the exons ACCCACGGGCCATCTCTGATGCGTAGCGGCGAGGCAGCAGAGAACTGCTGGGCGCACTTCCATGACGCCATCGTGAAGGGCAAGCTGACCCACTGCCATGACCTCCTGACCTCCAGCACGTGCAGCACGAACCAGTGTCTGGGGACCTTGACCCCTGCACAGCGCCTTCAGCACCTAGACGCTATTGCCTTCAGCAAGCTGAGGACCACCTCGCTGCACATGGCCGCTCTCTACAG ACGACCAGACTTCGTGAAGCTGTTGCTGGAGCATGGCTGTATGGCGACCGTGATGGACGGCTTTGGTCGTGTGCCTGCAGCCGTGCTGTTGGAACACTGGCCTCGTGTCTCCttccccaccaccacctccaccaccaccaacaccacaacCACCCGCTTCCCCAACAGGGAGGACCGCGCGCACAACAGCGACACGCTACTCCAGCTGTGGGCTGGCCGAGACCCCTGTCCGCAGTCGCGGCCCGCTCTCGTCGGCAACGAGGCTGGCCGAGACATGGAGCTGTTCCGCCAGCAGGTGTCGACGTGGAGAGCGCGGTCCGCACTATGTCTCAAGCTACTGCTAGACCACGGCCTGCAACTCAACGACGTGGCTGACCGCAGGCGGGCGTCCACCCTTCTGCACATAGCGGCTCGCCACGACCTGGTGGACGTCATAGAGATGGTGGTCAGGTCGGGGAACCAAGAATCACGGGCCGCTGTCGGCGCTGGGCACATGTTGGAGGTCTGTGAAAACTGCAAAGCGGCGGAGGAGGGTGTTGAAGATCCCCAGCAAGACACAACCCCGCCTATCCCTGGACAGGCTCCGGGCAGCAGGACCTTGCCCGGGAGGGTCAAGCGGGCGGTGGTGCGTCACGTCCGGTCAGCTATGGACAGGTCGCATGACTGCATGTCCGGCTGGCGGTGGTCGCAGAGCAAAAAGAACGGACTCTCCACCAGACAGCCCAAGAAAGCAGCTTCCGACACCAGTTTGGAACAAACGCGCAACAGAGAGAGCGATGGATCTTCAGCCCTTGGTGAGTCTCACAGCATGGAGAGGGAAAAGTTAACAGCCACTGGACAACCCGGACCGTCAACAAGCAGCTCAGCCCTGGAAGGAAACAGTGAGAAAGACAGCACTCTGGGCAGGGAAGGGAGCAGTAGGAGAGACAGTGCGAGGATAAGGAGAAGAGGAGCAAGTGAGAGAAGAAGTGGAGGAACAGGTGATCGAGGAAGTGCTGGGATTGTGGAAGGAGGCAGACGGTTAGACACAGGACGAGGTAGGGAAAGAGAAACCAAGAGAGGTTTTGCGGGAGGCTGCAAAGAAGGCAATACTACATGCTTCGTGCAAGGTAAGGACAATGGTTACAGGCAAAATAACGAAAGAGGTTGCAAGAAAGTTAGTAATGCAGACTGCAGGCAAGACAACGAAAGAGGTTGCAAGAAAGTTTGTAATACAGACTGCAGACACGATATCAGAAAAGGCTGCAGGCAAGGAGATGCGGGCTGCGGACAAGACATTTGCAGACGCAGGAGGCAAGATAGCGACAGAGGCTGCAGACAAGATGATACCGGAGGCCGCACACAAGTAAGTAGCGACAGAGCCTGCAGACAAGACAGCGACAGAGGCTACAGAAGCTGCAGAAACTCCACAGCAAGCAGCAGCGGCGCAAGGCAGGGCAGCGGAGAGACACGCTTTCCAGTAGACCTGGAGGTCCGCAACGGCACGGCCAAAACCCCGCTAGCAGTGGCTGTGGACAGGGGCTCCCTGCACGCCGCCCACTGCCTGCTGTCTCACGGGGCAAACGTCTTCACCGTGGACTTCTACGGCCGCTCCCTCCTGCACTACCTCAGCGAGCGTGACGTCAGCTTCGACCTGTTCCTGCGTGACGTGGTGCGGCAAGGGGTGGACGTGCACAACACGGACAACGGGGGCAATACCGCGCTGCACGTGGCGGCCTACATGGGCAATGTCAGCAAG GTACGATTCCTACTCGGCGTGGGGGCCTCACCTGACCGCACCAACATGGCCGGTAAGACCCCGCTCTACCTCGCCTTCTTGCGTAGAGACCCTTcggcaagggagatcatccttcTCTTTCTGCTAAGCAGCTTGGCGGTCAGGACGCGCGACAAGCTGGATCGTCTCCCCTTGTTGTTGCAGCACGAACACAACGCGGACAGCCAGGAGGCGCTGGAGCAGCTTGAGAGCACGTGCGACACGCTGCTCAGACGTTGTGTGGTCAGTGTGCGGAGAGCGTTGGGTTTGTCGCGTCTGCTGGACATGTCCGAGTTGTGCCCCCTGCCCTGTCCGGTTTTCGTGCAGCGCGCCATCTATggggaggaggagagaaggTTTGT